Proteins encoded within one genomic window of Eurosta solidaginis isolate ZX-2024a chromosome 1, ASM4086904v1, whole genome shotgun sequence:
- the Lk6 gene encoding uncharacterized protein Lk6 isoform X2 — protein sequence MKGGHNEITRYSSDDVSGNESSEAPKMTEIERQAELNRHKEEMQKKRRKKKRTSSSLHSSTFQELYKLTGEILGEGAYASVQTCVNIYTDMEYAVKVIDKIPGHARARVFREVETFHHCQGHPGILQLIEFFEDDEKFYLVFEKINGGPLLRRIQEQICFSEHEAAQIIKEIASGLDFLHKKGIAHRDLKPENILCVDPEKLCPIKICDFDLGSGIKFTTELSSPSATPQLLTPVGSAEFMAPEVVELFVGEANYYDKRCDLWSLGVIAYILLCGYPPFSGNCEQDCGWNRGENCRNCQELLFESIQEGRFSFPEAEWTDVSGEAKDLIRGLLVKEAPKRLSAEAVLNHPWIKFSEEENPGDSKKMENRRKALRTPGNIRRNQSAREISQFAESAMAVKRVILQHFSMRYDYIKERPNIYQPSQIQLDAQNKGTDDNNSPPVFLKPPPPRSRSMNNALSVTNNRSIYGGRNSNLYATRQSSRLGSINGGGKSSSILHSNASSFKTLNIHEEDDDEALEAFGRLDENVEWAHTGVDHRYLTAENEAELGLRLSHLENNADYNDYEETNHHYWRDMDNEDEEDNEFYKEVSTYEPQQQRQEQSGDECSDNNMLHDYDDYNNKHPKYYLEGEDGKPMNLVATEQEVVDANRYRHGDYGDKNAITSDADDSSCVGENGGDKRSKTTLLQGAIQFKEENKEQEDDEEQKGRSVRAENAFELSYNKVAMKNADHDEHEDVEKRERVFKNSHFVNIENNKAKINDYDNDENNAFGITVRVDEEQKQQQQQQNDFANESKLYFNANEKLKSCYYKNQNYNKIEAKHFDNNDAIVGCNTNNDSSGAGKNKANDLLIDARKDKQLPIGDNNKETFNNLETTTINAEDATKYPFNVSEAENEAGKVNINITEVNDVTTTKNVKANSLASISDLNETLPEFNETVKIVDTTKANGAAFKTAEEKGRYIKGDNAITEYEQPIDANKEKKTAGAAVKDSNPNPDAVVPAVSKAGVATTMRTTFGSQYQQQKQKEQQQKQRQHQQQSQQQQQNILKPKRSPRTNNGQRNVCFADDAYQNNNYDAEVEDDADEEEVAFGRPRSHSTNTNNSNAAGYARRQQQYNNQRRYSQPQSGNNNNKQHQQSSGQTTENWRNRGGILINSNSGGDNNADNATVGANNYRNKYRTVGAYSPGWNSAGSRGHGNHYNTRNTNNHLSVSGASPPSDDSGSGTSNAIHNWRNDCIYTGARNCGMQQRRSYHQPSQLHYSPIFEGSAYGGNNGGGGGGNNMMRAHFGNGKHQQRIGSGRFTHSPTGSMYIQQQGGAGDNGKFVDGGGSGGSNSGSPPSHDDALDIGLSPPSESLLMQRRVRISAGGGQHANNDFVVGDYYQSATASG from the exons GTGGACATAATGAAATCACTCGTTACAGCAGTGATGATGTTTCGGGCAATGAGTCCAGCGAGGCGCCCAAAATGACGGAAATCGAACGTCAAGCGGAACTCAATCGTCATAAGGAGGAAATGCAAAAGAAGCGACGTAAGAAGAAACGCACCAGTTCCTCTTTACATTCTTCAACTTTTCAAG AATTGTACAAGTTGACGGGCGAGATCCTTGGCGAAGGTGCATACGCTTCTGTACAAACTTGCGTTAACATCTACACCGATATGGAGTATGCTGTAAAGGTGATTGATAAGATACCTGGACATGCGCGTGCGCGTGTTTTTCGTGAAGTGGAGACATTCCATCATTGCCAGGGACATCCGGGCATTTTACAATTAATCGAATTCTTCGAAGATGATGAAAAATTCTATTTGGTTTTTGAAAAG ATCAATGGCGGCCCCCTTTTAAGGCGCATTCAAGAGCAAATTTGTTTCTCAGAACATGAAGCAGCGCAGATTATCAAAGAAATCGCATCTGGCCTAGACTTTCTGCACAAGAAAGGTATTGCCCATCGTGATCTGAAACCGGAAAACATTTTATGTGTTGATCCGGAAAAATTGTGCCCGATTAAAATTTGCGATTTCGATTTGGGATCGGGCATCAAATTTACCACAGAATTGTCGTCGCCATCTGCAACACCACAACTGCTAACACCA GTCGGAAGCGCAGAATTCATGGCACCCGAAGTTGTTGAACTATTTGTTGGCGAGGCAAATTATTATGATAAACGTTGTGATCTGTGGTCACTTGGTGTGATTGCATATATTTTATTATGCGGTTATCCACCATTTTCGGGCAATTGTGAACAGGATTGCGGCTGGAATCGTGGTGAGAACTGTCGCAACTGTCAGGAGTTGCTATTCGAGTCCATACAAGAAG GACGTTTTTCCTTTCCCGAGGCTGAGTGGACGGACGTAAGCGGAGAGGCCAAAGATTTAATTCGCGGTCTGCTCGTCAAGGAAGCGCCAAAGCGTTTAAGCGCCGAAGCTGTGCTAAATCATCCATGGATTAAGTTCTCCGAAGAAGAGAATCCTGGTGATAGCAAGAAAATGGAAAATCGGCGTAAAGCGTTGCGCACTCCTGGCAATATAAGGCG CAATCAATCTGCGCGCGAAATATCGCAATTTGCCGAATCGGCAATGGCTGTGAAACGCGTGATACTACAGCATTTTTCTATGCGCTATGACTACATAAAAGAGCGTCCAAATATCTATCAACCGTCGCAAATTCAGCTAGATGCTCAAAATAAAGGAACCGATGACAATAATAGTCCACCAGTATTCTTGAAACCGCCACCACCACGTAGTCGTTCTATGAACAACGCATTGAGCGTTACCAATAATCGCTCCATTTATGGCGGCCGTAATAGCAATTTATATGCTACACGTCAATCAAGTCGTCTGGGTAGCATAAATGGTGGCGGTAAATCATCAAGCATTTTACATTCGAATGCATCCTCATTCAAAACCTTAAACATACACGAAGAGGATGATGATGAAGCTTTAGAGGCGTTTGGACGGCTCGACGAAAATGTAGAGTGGGCGCATACTGGAGTAGATCATAGGTATTTAACCGCCGAAAATGAAGCAGAGTTAGGATTAAGGTTAAGTCATTTGGAAAATAATGCAGATTATAATGATTATGAGGAAACAAATCATCATTATTGGCGTGATATGGATAATGAAGATGAGGAGGATAACGAGTTTTATAAGGAGGTAAGCACTTATGAACCGCAACAACAGCGCCAGGAACAGAGCGGTGACGAGTGCAGTGATAATAACATGCTCCATGATTATGACGATTATAACAACAAGCACCCAAAGTACTACTTGGAAGGTGAAGATGGAAAACCGATGAATTTAGTAGCAACAGAGCAAGAAGTAGTGGATGCGAATCGTTATCGTCATGGCGATTATGGTGATAAAAATGCTATTACTAGTGATGCGGACGACAGTTCCTGTGTTGGGGAGAATGGTGGTGACAAACGCAGTAAGACAACATTACTACAGGGTGCCATTCAATTTAAGGAGGAGAATAAGGAGCAGGAGGATGATGAGGAACAGAAAGGGAGATCAGTAAGAGCTGAAAATGCTTTTGAGTTAAGTTATAATAAGGTTGCTATGAAGAATGCTGATCATGATGAACATGAAGATGTTGAGAAGCGTGAGCGTGTATTTAAGAATAGTCACTTCGttaatatcgaaaataataaGGCTAAGATTAATGATTATGATAATGATGAAAATAATGCGTTTGGAATAACTGTTAGAGTTGACGAAGAGCaaaaacagcagcaacaacagcaaaacGATTTTGCTAACGAAAGTAAATTATATTTcaatgcaaatgaaaaattaaaatcatgctattataaaaatcaaaattataataaaattgaagctAAACATTTTGATAATAATGATGCAATTGTTGGTTGTAATACAAACAACGATAGCAGCGGTGCAGGCAAAAACAAAGCAAATGATTTGTTGATAGACGCTAGGAAGGATAAACAACTTCCAATAGGTGATAATAATAAAGAAACATTCAACAATTTAGAAACAACAACAATCAATGCAGAGGATGCAACAAAATATCCATTCAATGTTTCGGAAGCAGAAAACGAGGCAGGCAAAGTAAATATTAACATAACTGAAGTAAATgatgttacaacaacaaaaaatgttaaagcTAATTCATTAGCTAGTATTAGTGATTTGAATGAAACGCTACCTGAATTTAATGAGACTGTAAAAATTGTTGACACCACCAAAGCAAATGGAGCCGCATTTAAAACTGCAGAAGAAAAGGGCAGGTATATAAAGGGCGACAATGCTATTACTGAGTATGAGCAACCGATTGATgctaataaagaaaagaaaacggCTGGAGCGGCAGTAAAGGATTCGAACCCAAACCCAGATGCAGTAGTGCCAGCGGTTTCCAAAGCTGGGGTGGCGACAACAATGCGAACGACTTTTGGCAGTCAGTATcaacagcaaaaacaaaaagAGCAGCAACAAAAGCAACGACAACATCAGCAGcagtcacaacaacaacaacaaaacattttAAAACCCAAACGTTCGCCACGCACCAACAACGGGCAGCGCAATGTATGCTTTGCCGATGATGCATATCAGAATAATAATTATGATGCCGAAGTGGAAGATGATGCCGATGAAGAGGAAGTGGCTTTTGGAAGGCCACGCTCTCATAGCACAAACACCAACAACTCGAATGCAGCTGGTTATGCACGTCGCCAACAACAATACAACAATCAACGACGCTATTCACAACCGCAGTctggcaataacaacaacaagcagcATCAACAGTCATCTGGCCAAACAACCGAAAATTGGCGCAATCGTGGTGGTATTTTAATCAATAGTAACAGTGGCGGTGACAACAACGCCGATAACGCTACAGTCGGCGCAAATAATTATCGTAATAAATATCGTACGGTAGGCGCATACTCACCAGGCTGGAATAGTGCTGGCTCACGCGGTCATGGCAATCATTACAATACACGTAACACCAACAATCATTTGAGCGTAAGCGGTGCTTCACCACCTTCCGATGACAGTGGCAGCGGTACGTCTAATGCCATACATAATTGGCGTAATGATTGCATCTACACAGGTGCACGTAATTGTGGCATGCAACAGCGGCGTAGCTACCATCAACCATCACAGTTACATTATTCACCAATATTTGAAGGCAGCGCCTATGGTGGGAATAACGGCGGTGGCGGTGGTGGTAACAATATGATGCGCGCTCACTTTGGCAATGGTAAGCATCAGCAGCGTATTGGTTCGGGCCGTTTTACACATTCACCGACGGGTAGTATGTATATACAGCAACAAGGTGGCGCCGGCGATAATGGAAAATTCGTTGATGGTGGCGGTAGTGGTGGCAGCAACAGTGGTTCACCACCATCACATGATGACGCATTGGACATTGGACTCTCACCGCCGAGTGAGAGTTTATTAATGCAGCGACGTGTGCGCATATCGGCAGGCGGTGGACAACATGCTaataatgattttgttgttggCGACTACTATCAATCGGCAACGGCTAGTGGTTAA
- the Lk6 gene encoding uncharacterized protein Lk6 isoform X1, producing MVERILEEGEYSCSTRPPAGTIAGGAGGGAGSKGNTNATAGGVVISTNADGSQAAGGHNEITRYSSDDVSGNESSEAPKMTEIERQAELNRHKEEMQKKRRKKKRTSSSLHSSTFQELYKLTGEILGEGAYASVQTCVNIYTDMEYAVKVIDKIPGHARARVFREVETFHHCQGHPGILQLIEFFEDDEKFYLVFEKINGGPLLRRIQEQICFSEHEAAQIIKEIASGLDFLHKKGIAHRDLKPENILCVDPEKLCPIKICDFDLGSGIKFTTELSSPSATPQLLTPVGSAEFMAPEVVELFVGEANYYDKRCDLWSLGVIAYILLCGYPPFSGNCEQDCGWNRGENCRNCQELLFESIQEGRFSFPEAEWTDVSGEAKDLIRGLLVKEAPKRLSAEAVLNHPWIKFSEEENPGDSKKMENRRKALRTPGNIRRNQSAREISQFAESAMAVKRVILQHFSMRYDYIKERPNIYQPSQIQLDAQNKGTDDNNSPPVFLKPPPPRSRSMNNALSVTNNRSIYGGRNSNLYATRQSSRLGSINGGGKSSSILHSNASSFKTLNIHEEDDDEALEAFGRLDENVEWAHTGVDHRYLTAENEAELGLRLSHLENNADYNDYEETNHHYWRDMDNEDEEDNEFYKEVSTYEPQQQRQEQSGDECSDNNMLHDYDDYNNKHPKYYLEGEDGKPMNLVATEQEVVDANRYRHGDYGDKNAITSDADDSSCVGENGGDKRSKTTLLQGAIQFKEENKEQEDDEEQKGRSVRAENAFELSYNKVAMKNADHDEHEDVEKRERVFKNSHFVNIENNKAKINDYDNDENNAFGITVRVDEEQKQQQQQQNDFANESKLYFNANEKLKSCYYKNQNYNKIEAKHFDNNDAIVGCNTNNDSSGAGKNKANDLLIDARKDKQLPIGDNNKETFNNLETTTINAEDATKYPFNVSEAENEAGKVNINITEVNDVTTTKNVKANSLASISDLNETLPEFNETVKIVDTTKANGAAFKTAEEKGRYIKGDNAITEYEQPIDANKEKKTAGAAVKDSNPNPDAVVPAVSKAGVATTMRTTFGSQYQQQKQKEQQQKQRQHQQQSQQQQQNILKPKRSPRTNNGQRNVCFADDAYQNNNYDAEVEDDADEEEVAFGRPRSHSTNTNNSNAAGYARRQQQYNNQRRYSQPQSGNNNNKQHQQSSGQTTENWRNRGGILINSNSGGDNNADNATVGANNYRNKYRTVGAYSPGWNSAGSRGHGNHYNTRNTNNHLSVSGASPPSDDSGSGTSNAIHNWRNDCIYTGARNCGMQQRRSYHQPSQLHYSPIFEGSAYGGNNGGGGGGNNMMRAHFGNGKHQQRIGSGRFTHSPTGSMYIQQQGGAGDNGKFVDGGGSGGSNSGSPPSHDDALDIGLSPPSESLLMQRRVRISAGGGQHANNDFVVGDYYQSATASG from the exons GTGGACATAATGAAATCACTCGTTACAGCAGTGATGATGTTTCGGGCAATGAGTCCAGCGAGGCGCCCAAAATGACGGAAATCGAACGTCAAGCGGAACTCAATCGTCATAAGGAGGAAATGCAAAAGAAGCGACGTAAGAAGAAACGCACCAGTTCCTCTTTACATTCTTCAACTTTTCAAG AATTGTACAAGTTGACGGGCGAGATCCTTGGCGAAGGTGCATACGCTTCTGTACAAACTTGCGTTAACATCTACACCGATATGGAGTATGCTGTAAAGGTGATTGATAAGATACCTGGACATGCGCGTGCGCGTGTTTTTCGTGAAGTGGAGACATTCCATCATTGCCAGGGACATCCGGGCATTTTACAATTAATCGAATTCTTCGAAGATGATGAAAAATTCTATTTGGTTTTTGAAAAG ATCAATGGCGGCCCCCTTTTAAGGCGCATTCAAGAGCAAATTTGTTTCTCAGAACATGAAGCAGCGCAGATTATCAAAGAAATCGCATCTGGCCTAGACTTTCTGCACAAGAAAGGTATTGCCCATCGTGATCTGAAACCGGAAAACATTTTATGTGTTGATCCGGAAAAATTGTGCCCGATTAAAATTTGCGATTTCGATTTGGGATCGGGCATCAAATTTACCACAGAATTGTCGTCGCCATCTGCAACACCACAACTGCTAACACCA GTCGGAAGCGCAGAATTCATGGCACCCGAAGTTGTTGAACTATTTGTTGGCGAGGCAAATTATTATGATAAACGTTGTGATCTGTGGTCACTTGGTGTGATTGCATATATTTTATTATGCGGTTATCCACCATTTTCGGGCAATTGTGAACAGGATTGCGGCTGGAATCGTGGTGAGAACTGTCGCAACTGTCAGGAGTTGCTATTCGAGTCCATACAAGAAG GACGTTTTTCCTTTCCCGAGGCTGAGTGGACGGACGTAAGCGGAGAGGCCAAAGATTTAATTCGCGGTCTGCTCGTCAAGGAAGCGCCAAAGCGTTTAAGCGCCGAAGCTGTGCTAAATCATCCATGGATTAAGTTCTCCGAAGAAGAGAATCCTGGTGATAGCAAGAAAATGGAAAATCGGCGTAAAGCGTTGCGCACTCCTGGCAATATAAGGCG CAATCAATCTGCGCGCGAAATATCGCAATTTGCCGAATCGGCAATGGCTGTGAAACGCGTGATACTACAGCATTTTTCTATGCGCTATGACTACATAAAAGAGCGTCCAAATATCTATCAACCGTCGCAAATTCAGCTAGATGCTCAAAATAAAGGAACCGATGACAATAATAGTCCACCAGTATTCTTGAAACCGCCACCACCACGTAGTCGTTCTATGAACAACGCATTGAGCGTTACCAATAATCGCTCCATTTATGGCGGCCGTAATAGCAATTTATATGCTACACGTCAATCAAGTCGTCTGGGTAGCATAAATGGTGGCGGTAAATCATCAAGCATTTTACATTCGAATGCATCCTCATTCAAAACCTTAAACATACACGAAGAGGATGATGATGAAGCTTTAGAGGCGTTTGGACGGCTCGACGAAAATGTAGAGTGGGCGCATACTGGAGTAGATCATAGGTATTTAACCGCCGAAAATGAAGCAGAGTTAGGATTAAGGTTAAGTCATTTGGAAAATAATGCAGATTATAATGATTATGAGGAAACAAATCATCATTATTGGCGTGATATGGATAATGAAGATGAGGAGGATAACGAGTTTTATAAGGAGGTAAGCACTTATGAACCGCAACAACAGCGCCAGGAACAGAGCGGTGACGAGTGCAGTGATAATAACATGCTCCATGATTATGACGATTATAACAACAAGCACCCAAAGTACTACTTGGAAGGTGAAGATGGAAAACCGATGAATTTAGTAGCAACAGAGCAAGAAGTAGTGGATGCGAATCGTTATCGTCATGGCGATTATGGTGATAAAAATGCTATTACTAGTGATGCGGACGACAGTTCCTGTGTTGGGGAGAATGGTGGTGACAAACGCAGTAAGACAACATTACTACAGGGTGCCATTCAATTTAAGGAGGAGAATAAGGAGCAGGAGGATGATGAGGAACAGAAAGGGAGATCAGTAAGAGCTGAAAATGCTTTTGAGTTAAGTTATAATAAGGTTGCTATGAAGAATGCTGATCATGATGAACATGAAGATGTTGAGAAGCGTGAGCGTGTATTTAAGAATAGTCACTTCGttaatatcgaaaataataaGGCTAAGATTAATGATTATGATAATGATGAAAATAATGCGTTTGGAATAACTGTTAGAGTTGACGAAGAGCaaaaacagcagcaacaacagcaaaacGATTTTGCTAACGAAAGTAAATTATATTTcaatgcaaatgaaaaattaaaatcatgctattataaaaatcaaaattataataaaattgaagctAAACATTTTGATAATAATGATGCAATTGTTGGTTGTAATACAAACAACGATAGCAGCGGTGCAGGCAAAAACAAAGCAAATGATTTGTTGATAGACGCTAGGAAGGATAAACAACTTCCAATAGGTGATAATAATAAAGAAACATTCAACAATTTAGAAACAACAACAATCAATGCAGAGGATGCAACAAAATATCCATTCAATGTTTCGGAAGCAGAAAACGAGGCAGGCAAAGTAAATATTAACATAACTGAAGTAAATgatgttacaacaacaaaaaatgttaaagcTAATTCATTAGCTAGTATTAGTGATTTGAATGAAACGCTACCTGAATTTAATGAGACTGTAAAAATTGTTGACACCACCAAAGCAAATGGAGCCGCATTTAAAACTGCAGAAGAAAAGGGCAGGTATATAAAGGGCGACAATGCTATTACTGAGTATGAGCAACCGATTGATgctaataaagaaaagaaaacggCTGGAGCGGCAGTAAAGGATTCGAACCCAAACCCAGATGCAGTAGTGCCAGCGGTTTCCAAAGCTGGGGTGGCGACAACAATGCGAACGACTTTTGGCAGTCAGTATcaacagcaaaaacaaaaagAGCAGCAACAAAAGCAACGACAACATCAGCAGcagtcacaacaacaacaacaaaacattttAAAACCCAAACGTTCGCCACGCACCAACAACGGGCAGCGCAATGTATGCTTTGCCGATGATGCATATCAGAATAATAATTATGATGCCGAAGTGGAAGATGATGCCGATGAAGAGGAAGTGGCTTTTGGAAGGCCACGCTCTCATAGCACAAACACCAACAACTCGAATGCAGCTGGTTATGCACGTCGCCAACAACAATACAACAATCAACGACGCTATTCACAACCGCAGTctggcaataacaacaacaagcagcATCAACAGTCATCTGGCCAAACAACCGAAAATTGGCGCAATCGTGGTGGTATTTTAATCAATAGTAACAGTGGCGGTGACAACAACGCCGATAACGCTACAGTCGGCGCAAATAATTATCGTAATAAATATCGTACGGTAGGCGCATACTCACCAGGCTGGAATAGTGCTGGCTCACGCGGTCATGGCAATCATTACAATACACGTAACACCAACAATCATTTGAGCGTAAGCGGTGCTTCACCACCTTCCGATGACAGTGGCAGCGGTACGTCTAATGCCATACATAATTGGCGTAATGATTGCATCTACACAGGTGCACGTAATTGTGGCATGCAACAGCGGCGTAGCTACCATCAACCATCACAGTTACATTATTCACCAATATTTGAAGGCAGCGCCTATGGTGGGAATAACGGCGGTGGCGGTGGTGGTAACAATATGATGCGCGCTCACTTTGGCAATGGTAAGCATCAGCAGCGTATTGGTTCGGGCCGTTTTACACATTCACCGACGGGTAGTATGTATATACAGCAACAAGGTGGCGCCGGCGATAATGGAAAATTCGTTGATGGTGGCGGTAGTGGTGGCAGCAACAGTGGTTCACCACCATCACATGATGACGCATTGGACATTGGACTCTCACCGCCGAGTGAGAGTTTATTAATGCAGCGACGTGTGCGCATATCGGCAGGCGGTGGACAACATGCTaataatgattttgttgttggCGACTACTATCAATCGGCAACGGCTAGTGGTTAA